From Daucus carota subsp. sativus chromosome 6, DH1 v3.0, whole genome shotgun sequence, the proteins below share one genomic window:
- the LOC108225389 gene encoding uncharacterized protein LOC108225389, producing MAPPPGPYSGTSTLALVARVSAFSFGLVYGSIKLKYLQAKAKSHQKAAAKAHH from the exons atggCGCCACCACCAGGACCTTATTCGGGAACCAGCACTCTTGCTTTG gTTGCTCGTGTATCTGCCTTTTCATTTGGACTAGTTTATGGAAGCATCAAGCTCAAGTATCTTCAG GCAAAGGCCAAGTCCCATCAGAAAGCTGCAGCCAAGGCGCACCACTGA